The sequence below is a genomic window from Pseudomonadales bacterium.
ACAACTCACGCAATCTGGCTGTATTGGCTTGCTGGCTACACCCGGCACCATCGCGCGTGCTTACACAGAACAGCTGATTAAAGACTTTGCCAGCAACTGCGATGTAGTACGCGTAGGTAGCAATGAACTGGTGGGGCAGGCGGAACAACAACTGCGCAGTGGGTTTGTCGATCAAACGAAGATTCACGAAGCATTGATGCCACTGCGCAACGCAATTGCCAAACATCAATTAGATACGGTTGTGCTGGCCTGCACGCACTTTCCGTTGATTATCACGCACCTACAAGAGCAACTGCCTGAAATCAAACATTGGGTAGACTCCAGTGAAGCAGTAGCGCGACGCGTAGCTTGGTTATTGCAACAACCAACACAAAAAAATACAGCTCACTCATCTGGGCCAGAAGCAGGTGGCACTGCACTATTTACGCGTATGGATGAATCCATCGAGCAACTAAAACGCACTTTAGGCTATTTTGGTTTAGGAAATATTTGTTTATTAACGGTGGATAGCTAGGGCTGAGACTGATCGCCTTCTTCTGCATCAGAATTGCGAGACAGGCCAAATCCATTGTCCCCAAAAACCCCCAAATTCAATAAATTACCGGAGCTAGAACCATACGGCCAAGCTCGCCACGCGGGGTCGTCAAGAATATCGGATTGCATGCGTATTACGGCAGCCGAAGTGATGGGAATGGTATAAGGGTCGTTGGTGCTTGCCTCACAATCCAATAAATTGTGCCCAATGTTGTAAGTTCTAATTGCCTCGCGTATGGCAACGCGAATCACAGGAAAGCTTAAGTGATAACAAAAAGTAATTTGCAACTTCAGCAAATTGGCGTCTTGGATATTCACACGCGACGCACCCGGCTTGGCATCGCGATACATTAGGTTGTCATTAGGGATTTTTTTCCATCCAGTGACATCATCGTCTTCACCAAATTCCAAAAACGCCAATCGCGTTGGATTGATGCGGTCAAATTTTACATAACCAGAACCTACCAAACCATCAACAACACCCACTGCATCCGTCACATTAAAGGAGTTGTTATCGGTGGTATAAAACGGCGCCATACCAATGACAAAGCCTCGGCGCACTGATGTCAGTGTCGCTCCATTTACAGCGGCAATTCGCGCAGCATTAAATGCCGCATAATTGAGCGTCGTTTTTGCTTGGTAAATCAGAGCAAATTGCAAACAACCAAATACCAGCATAAAGACTACCGGCGCAATAATAATAAACTCCGTCGCGCTTTGGCCTCGTTGCCGAGTATAAGATAGCGCTCTTTTCATTATTGAGCAGCCTGTTCACTAGGCGATTTTAATAAAGGCGGATGCCAAATATCTTTTCCTTCTGCATCGGTTTTCTTTTTATCAGAAGGTTGTGGTGATTGTGTTGCTACAGCCTCTTGCTGCTCTATTTGCTGCGACTCGAATGCTTCAGGTGATGTTTGGTCCGGCATCAGCACTGGCGGCAAATCTGAGATTTTTTGTGGTTTCCCATCCAAAACAATCATTTCAACTTTGCTTACATCAACAGGCTTTTGCTCTTCTTTTTTATTGGCCGAGAGCTTTTCTAAAGCTTGATTCTGCTGTTCCATCAACTGCAATAATTGCTGGTTATATGACTTTGCAATTTGAAAAACAGGATCGCTCGGTGGCAAATAACGCAATGCCTCTGAAAAAGTTTGGGCTGATGCACGCAACTGATTAAAGCCTGCGTTATACCAAGCTTTTGCAAAGTGGCTGTCTCTCAGTACAGCTTCGCGATACGCCTTTACCGCTTCGTCTATTTGATCCATGCGCGCATGTGTATTACCCATGCGAAACCAAACCTCTGCCTCCGACGGTGTCGCCTGCGATAGTTTTTTGTAGTACTGCAACGCAGTTGGGTATTGGCCATCTTGGTAGGCTTTATCTGCCTTGGTACGCCACTCCGCCAATGTTGATAAGCTCGGAGAGGACATACATCCGGCAAGCAGCACAACCGCCAGCAACATCACAATACGCCGCACCATAGACATTTACTCTTTAGGCAGAAATTTTAATTGGGCGCCAACAGCAAGCCCTAGTTTTTCAGCATCACCAGCGCGCAACTCCAAAGCTGATTTGGCTGCAATACACAGCAACACACGCCACGGTGCAACATGGTGGCCAATCTTCAGCACAAACCCTTGTTTATTGATAAACACAACATCAATCGAATAACGCATAAAAAAAGTATGAATTGAATTACAGTGCGTAATCCATAAAGACTCACGAGGCATCAGTTCCACACGCCCTAGTAAACCGCGCATTCGCTCAAACACATTGGTGGTCTGTTGGATTCTAGAATCAGGCAGCACATGGTGATTGAGCTGCAACTCACCCAATAACATTATAAAAATCCCTGATTCATAAATTTCACTACGATGGGGAATGCCAGAATCATGAATGTCACAGGAAAGATAAAAGCCATCAAAGGGAAAATCAGTTTAACTGGCGCTTCCATAGCCAATTTTTCAGCACGCTGGAATCGTTCATTTCGCCGTTGATCCGATTGCACTTTTAGCACTTTACTCATGCTAGATCCCAATTTTTCTGCTTGGATAACCGCACGCACAAAAGCACTGACCGCTTTTATATCAAGACGCTCAGCCATACGCGTCAACGCATCTGCCCTGCTCGCACCCGCGCGAATATCACGCATGACCGTCAGAAACTCATGTTTTAGCGCACCACTCGGCCCTTTTTCTACCGCTTGATTCATTGCACCAGTGAGGTTTAAGCCTGCTTCCACACACATCGAAATAAACTCAAGATACATCGGCAACGCACGCATCACTTCTTTTTCTCGTTTGACTTTGGTTTCGCTCAACCAGATTACGGGCAAGAAAAATCCCATCAAAATAGAACCAATAAAAATCAACAGAGAAAGCTTTTTCAGCATCAAAGCTGCCAGCAATACTAAAATTGGAAAAAGAAAAGCACTGAATACACGAATCGCGAAAAACTCCTCCGCATTGACATAGTAGGCAACACCAGTTTGCTGCAAACGCTTTTCTAGTCTATCTAAATATGGGATGGGCAAGTTCGTGCAGAGATAATACGCAATGATACGAATCAAAGGCCAGACTAACTTTAATGCGGGCGGTAGCTCATCTTTATATTCACGACTTTCTTCAGGTATACGCGAGCCTAGTATTTTAATGATCAGCACGATTAGCGCGACAGAAATACCGATACCAATAGCCGATGTATACATTAATACCGGCGCACTGAGGTTTAAGAAAATAAACCACAAGTCAGATAACTCTTTTTGTATCGATAACCACATAGAGTTCACACATCAATCGTCGTAATTTTTCGAATAATTGAAAAGCCAATACCCAGCATGACGACAATGACACCAAGTACTACATACCCCATTGTGGTGCTGTACAACTTGCTCATTGCTTCTGGCTCAATCACATTCAACGCACACGCCAGCAAGATAGGTAGCCCCGTCATCACATAACCTTGCATCTTGCCTTGTGAAGTTAAGCTAACAATTTTGCCTTCCATCGCTGCCTTTTGACGCAAGGTATCTGCTAGTTTTTCCATCACTTCCACAAGATTACCGCCCACTTCGCGTGAAATACGAATAGCAGACAAAGCCACTCTAAAATCTTGCGATGGAATGCGCTTTTCCATATCAACCAGAGCTTGATCGAAATTAACACCCAACTTAATTTTTCGCACCAATAAAGAAAACTCTTGCGCCAAGGGTGCTGGCTGCTCCGTTGCCAATGTTTCAATTGCACCCATCAAACTAGTTCCTGCACCGAGACTACTCGCTAATGACATGAATGCATCCGGTAGCTGTTCATCAAACTTTTTCATGCGTGATTTTTTGATGCTGCCGTAGAACATTTTTGGCACAACTGCCATCACAACAACAGCGACTATCACACTGAGAAAGTCGCGCTTGATGATCAACACCAGCGTCGGCACCACAATTAATGCTGTGGTGTAGTAGCGCACCAACATGTCAGGATCCATAAACATAAACATGTCCGACAAGTTCATGTTTGCTTCTTCAGAAAGCTGAGACTCGAAACGCGCTTTTATTTTTGCACCCACTGTCATTGCCAAGAAAAACAAAATAGACAGACTGACAAACAGTAGAATAAAGATTACTAAGATACCTGTTCCAGACATCGTTATTTCTCAGCCAAATAAACTCATATCGACTTCTAAGCCGCGTTTACGCATATCTTCGTAGAACTCTGGCACTCGACCTGTTGCTACAAATTGGCCACGAACACGCCCTTCTGCATCGTACCCTTCTTGCTGGAAACGAAAAATTTCTTGCATTTGGATAATGCCCGTTTCCATACCCGTAATTTCATTGATAGCCGTTACACGACGGCTGCCGTCAGAAAAACGCGACTGCTGCACAATCATATTGACTGCTGAAGAAATTTGCTCACGAATGGCTTGCACGGGCAAATCCATGCCAGCCATCATCACCATGACCTCTAAACGCGAAATCATGTCGCGCGGTGTGTTAGCGTGACCTGTTGTCAACGAACCTTCGTGCCCCGTGTTCATCGCTTGCAACATATCTAACGCTTCACCGCCGCGACACTCGCCGACAACGATTCTGTCCGGTCGCATACGCAAACAGTTTTTCACCAAATCACGAATCGTAATCGCACCTCGCCCTTCCATATTTGGCGGTCTTGCTTCCAATGAAACTAAGTGTGGCTGCGCCAACTGTAATTCAGCAGCATCTTCAATGGTAATAACGCGCTCGCCATGAGGAATAAAGTTTGACAACACATTCAATAAAGTAGTTTTACCAGAGCCTGTACCGCCTGAAATCACGATATTGCGTTTCTGTTCTACGCAAATCTTCAAAAACTTCATCATATTTTCATTGACAGCTTTGAAGCCAACCAAATCTGATGCTTGTAATTTTTTCTTAGAAAACTTTCGGATAGTGATACAAGGACCTTTTAACGCAAGCGGTGGAATAATGGCATTCACACGCGAACCATCTTTTAAGCGCGCATCCACCATGGGTGAACTTTCATCTATCCTTCTTCCTAAAGGTGAAACAATCCGCTCAATGGTGGAAAGCACCGCTTTGTGGCTACTGTAGTTCACATCAGATTTTTGCAAACGCCCACTGCGTTCGATGTAAATATCATTAAAACTGTTGACCATAATTTCAGTCACAGACTCATCTGCCAACAGTGCTTCCATAGGTCCTAAGCCCACGGCTTCGTTCAATACATCTTCCGTCAAACGCGCACGCGTAATAAAAGGCGGCAATGCGCCTTCTAACCCGTCCAATACTTCATCAATCAATGCTTTGATGCGATTGCGCAAATCTTCATCTGACATCGTGCCAACATCAATACGTTTCAAGTCCATGCGCTTGAGCAATTCCTCATGCACATGGCTTTGCCACAAAATCAGTTGCTCCTGCTGCGCACTACCAACGGAGCCAAACGCTGGCGCACTTGCCGCACCGCCACTCTCTGCAGCAGCTACAGCATCTGACTCCCCGTCTTCGTTGGCGGCAGCTAATGCGTTGCCCACATCCAACTGTTTGCAGCGCAAGTTGTACGCACCAATCGTAATCACATCCGATGTTGTCAGTGGCCCGTAGGCATCCACACGTTTTCCGTTAACAAAAGTGCCGGCATCAACCTGGTCGCTAATATGCAGTCCGTCACCACGCTCTTCAATTTGCGCATGCAAACCAGCGACTTTCCAGCCACGCAACTGTACTAAATTGTCTCTGGATTTCCCTATGCCGCAGCGATTTCCCATGCAGCGCACGAGATTATCACTTTCGCCTTTTGTGCTTACTGTAATTTCAAACATCGGCTAA
It includes:
- the murI gene encoding glutamate racemase; this encodes MARILIFDSGVGGLSILGALKRNPDISQTAHEWLFCSDNAFFPYGLKKEDELIARVTRVLQAIHQQYQPDIIVLACNTASTVALEAVRQILPVPIVGVVPAIKPAAQLTQSGCIGLLATPGTIARAYTEQLIKDFASNCDVVRVGSNELVGQAEQQLRSGFVDQTKIHEALMPLRNAIAKHQLDTVVLACTHFPLIITHLQEQLPEIKHWVDSSEAVARRVAWLLQQPTQKNTAHSSGPEAGGTALFTRMDESIEQLKRTLGYFGLGNICLLTVDS
- a CDS encoding pilus assembly protein, whose translation is MKRALSYTRQRGQSATEFIIIAPVVFMLVFGCLQFALIYQAKTTLNYAAFNAARIAAVNGATLTSVRRGFVIGMAPFYTTDNNSFNVTDAVGVVDGLVGSGYVKFDRINPTRLAFLEFGEDDDVTGWKKIPNDNLMYRDAKPGASRVNIQDANLLKLQITFCYHLSFPVIRVAIREAIRTYNIGHNLLDCEASTNDPYTIPITSAAVIRMQSDILDDPAWRAWPYGSSSGNLLNLGVFGDNGFGLSRNSDAEEGDQSQP
- a CDS encoding tetratricopeptide repeat protein, which produces MSMVRRIVMLLAVVLLAGCMSSPSLSTLAEWRTKADKAYQDGQYPTALQYYKKLSQATPSEAEVWFRMGNTHARMDQIDEAVKAYREAVLRDSHFAKAWYNAGFNQLRASAQTFSEALRYLPPSDPVFQIAKSYNQQLLQLMEQQNQALEKLSANKKEEQKPVDVSKVEMIVLDGKPQKISDLPPVLMPDQTSPEAFESQQIEQQEAVATQSPQPSDKKKTDAEGKDIWHPPLLKSPSEQAAQ
- a CDS encoding DUF192 domain-containing protein — translated: MLLGELQLNHHVLPDSRIQQTTNVFERMRGLLGRVELMPRESLWITHCNSIHTFFMRYSIDVVFINKQGFVLKIGHHVAPWRVLLCIAAKSALELRAGDAEKLGLAVGAQLKFLPKE
- a CDS encoding type II secretion system F family protein: MWLSIQKELSDLWFIFLNLSAPVLMYTSAIGIGISVALIVLIIKILGSRIPEESREYKDELPPALKLVWPLIRIIAYYLCTNLPIPYLDRLEKRLQQTGVAYYVNAEEFFAIRVFSAFLFPILVLLAALMLKKLSLLIFIGSILMGFFLPVIWLSETKVKREKEVMRALPMYLEFISMCVEAGLNLTGAMNQAVEKGPSGALKHEFLTVMRDIRAGASRADALTRMAERLDIKAVSAFVRAVIQAEKLGSSMSKVLKVQSDQRRNERFQRAEKLAMEAPVKLIFPLMAFIFPVTFMILAFPIVVKFMNQGFL
- a CDS encoding type II secretion system F family protein; translation: MNLSDMFMFMDPDMLVRYYTTALIVVPTLVLIIKRDFLSVIVAVVVMAVVPKMFYGSIKKSRMKKFDEQLPDAFMSLASSLGAGTSLMGAIETLATEQPAPLAQEFSLLVRKIKLGVNFDQALVDMEKRIPSQDFRVALSAIRISREVGGNLVEVMEKLADTLRQKAAMEGKIVSLTSQGKMQGYVMTGLPILLACALNVIEPEAMSKLYSTTMGYVVLGVIVVMLGIGFSIIRKITTIDV
- a CDS encoding ATPase, T2SS/T4P/T4SS family, whose amino-acid sequence is MFEITVSTKGESDNLVRCMGNRCGIGKSRDNLVQLRGWKVAGLHAQIEERGDGLHISDQVDAGTFVNGKRVDAYGPLTTSDVITIGAYNLRCKQLDVGNALAAANEDGESDAVAAAESGGAASAPAFGSVGSAQQEQLILWQSHVHEELLKRMDLKRIDVGTMSDEDLRNRIKALIDEVLDGLEGALPPFITRARLTEDVLNEAVGLGPMEALLADESVTEIMVNSFNDIYIERSGRLQKSDVNYSSHKAVLSTIERIVSPLGRRIDESSPMVDARLKDGSRVNAIIPPLALKGPCITIRKFSKKKLQASDLVGFKAVNENMMKFLKICVEQKRNIVISGGTGSGKTTLLNVLSNFIPHGERVITIEDAAELQLAQPHLVSLEARPPNMEGRGAITIRDLVKNCLRMRPDRIVVGECRGGEALDMLQAMNTGHEGSLTTGHANTPRDMISRLEVMVMMAGMDLPVQAIREQISSAVNMIVQQSRFSDGSRRVTAINEITGMETGIIQMQEIFRFQQEGYDAEGRVRGQFVATGRVPEFYEDMRKRGLEVDMSLFG